Proteins encoded together in one Mus musculus strain C57BL/6J chromosome 16, GRCm38.p6 C57BL/6J window:
- the Arvcf gene encoding armadillo repeat protein deleted in velo-cardio-facial syndrome homolog isoform X1 — translation MEDCNVHSAASILASVKEQEARFERLTRALEQERRHVALQLERAQQPGMSSGGMVGSGQPLPMAWQQLVLQEQSPGSQASLATMPEAPEVLEETVTVEEDPGTPTSHVSIVTSEDGTTRRTETKVTKTVKTVTTRTVRQVPLGPDGLPLLDGGPPLGSFADGPLDRHYLLRGGGGPAATLSRTYHSSGGGFPDGPESRDIPSYGSLSRGLGVRPPRTGLLGPGPGDGCFTLPGRREAFPMGSESGPPSGRSLPEHFQAEPYGLEDDTRSLAADDEGGPDLEPDYSTATRRRPEYGRGLRARAFEDTADDAGELIEERPPFPAATAPLAQPERGSLGSLDRVVRRSPSVDSTRKEPRWRDPELPEVLAMLRHPVDPVKANAAAYLQHLCFENEGIKRRVRQLRGLPLLVALLDHPRAEVRRRACGALRNLSYGRDTDNKAAIRDCGGVPALVRLLRAARDNEVRELVTGTLWNLSSYEPLKMVIIDHGLQTLTHEVIVPHSGWEREPNEDSKPRDAEWTTVFKNTSGCLRNVSSDGAEARRRLRECEGLVDALLHALQSAVGRKDTDNKSVENCVCIMRNLSYHVHKEVPGADRYQEAEPGIPGSTTSQRRRKDDASCFGGKKAKEEWFHQGKKDAEMDRNFDTLDLPKRTEAAKGFELLYQPEVVRLYLSLLTESRNFNTLEAAAGALQNLSAGNWTWATYIRATVRKERGLPVLVELLQSETDKVVRAVAIALRNLSLDQRNKDLIGSYAMTELVRNVRNAQAPAHPSAHLEEDTVVAVLNTIHEIVSDSLDNARSLLQARGVPALVALVASSQSVREAKAASHVLQTVWSYKELRGALQRDGWTKSRFQSASTAKGPKGTPSSGGFDDSTLPLVDKSLDGEKSNTRDVIPMDTLGPDGYATVDRRERRTLGSDSTGDTSEKELLRGPGPAVCS, via the exons GAGCAGAGCCCGGGTAGCCAGGCATCGCTGGCCACGATGCCAGAGGCACCCGAGGTACTGGAGGAGACAGTGACTGTGGAGGAAGACCCTGGCACCCCCACCTCTCACGTGTCCATCGTCACATCAGAAGATGGTACAACCCGGCGGACTGAGACTAAG GTCACTAAGACGGTCAAGACTGTGACCACAAGGACAGTACGCCAGGTGCCTTTGGGCCCAGATGGACTCCCCTTGCTGGACGGCGGCCCTCCACTTGGCTCTTTTGCTGACGGGCCCCTGGACCGGCATTACCTActtcgtggtggtggtggtccagCAGCCACACTCTCCCGAACCTACCACAGCAGTGGAGGTGGCTTTCCCGATGGCCCCGAGTCCCGTGATATTCCAAGCTATGGCAGCTTGTCCCGAGGGCTCGGGGTACGGCCACCACGTACTGGCCTCCTGGGCCCAGGACCTGGTGATGGCTGTTTCACACTGCCTGGCCGCCGAGAAGCCTTCCCCATGGGCTCTGAATCCGGACCACCAAGCGGCCGCTCTCTGCCTGAGCATTTCCAAGCTGAACCATATGGCCTGGAGGATGATACACGGAGCCTGGCTGCGGATGATGAGGGTGGCCCCGACCTGGAGCCTGACTATAGCACGGCAACCCGGAGAAGACCTGAGTACGGGCGGGGCCTTCGTGCCAGGGCCTTTGAAGACACAGCAGATGATGCTGGTGAGCTGATAGAAGAGCGTCCCCCATTTCCAGCAGCAACAGCCCCTCTGGCCCAGCCTGAGAGGGGCAGCCTGGGCAGCTTGGACCGAGTAGTGCGGCGCTCACCTTCAGTGGATAGCACCCGCAAGGAGCCACGCTGGCGGGACCCCGAGCTGCCAGAGGTGTTGGCCATGCTGCGGCACCCTGTGGACCCTGTGAAAGCCAATGCTGCAGCCTACCTGCAGCACCTCTGCTTTGAGAACGAGGGTATTAAGCGGCGAGTGCGGCAGCTGCGTGGGCTCCCCCTGCTTGTGGCATTACTAGATCACCCTCGGGCTGAGGTGCGGCGCCGGGCCTGTGGGGCACTGCGCAACCTCTCCTATGGCCGGGATACTGACAACAAGGCCGCCATCCGGGACTGCGGGGGCGTGCCAGCCCTGGTGCGCCTACTGCGGGCGGCCCGTGACAATGAGGTCCGTGAGCTGGTCACTG GCACACTCTGGAACCTGTCATCCTACGAGCCCCTGAAGATGGTCATCATTGACCACGGCTTACAGACTCTGACCCATGAGGTCATCGTGCCCCATTCCGGCTGGGAGCGAGAGCCTAACGAAGACTCGAAGCCCCGGGATGCCGAGTGGACAACAGTCTTCAAGAACACATCAGGCTGCCTGAG GAATGTGAGCTCAGATGGTGCAGAGGCCCGGCGGCGACTCCGTGAGTGCGAAGGGCTGGTGGACGCTCTCCTACATGCCCTGCAGTCAGCTGTGGGCAGGAAAGACACAGATAATAAG TCAGTAGAGAACTGTGTGTGCATCATGCGGAACCTGTCCTACCACGTGCACAAAGAAGTTCCAGGGGCTGACAGGTACCAGGAGGCAGAGCCTGGGATCCCGGGCAGCACAACCTCCCAGCGACGGAGGAAGGATGACGCCAGCTGCTTTGGTGGCAAGAAAGCaaaag AGGAGTGGTTCCATCAAG GGAAGAAGGATGCAGAGATGGACCGGAACTTTGACACACTGGACCTGCCTAAACGAACGGAGGCTGCAAAAG GCTTCGAGCTGCTGTACCAGCCGGAGGTGGTACGTCTCTACCTCTCACTCCTTACGGAGAGCCGGAACTTCAACACCCTGGAAGCTGCAGCCGGTGCCCTGCAAAACCTCAGTGCTGGCAACTGGACG TGGGCCACGTACATCCGTGCCACAGTGCGCAAGGAACGTGGGCTGCCAGTACTGGTGGAACTGCTACAGTCTGAGACCGACAAGGTGGTGCGCGCTGTAGCCATCGCGCTGCGCAACCTCTCACTAGACCAGCGGAACAAAGACCTCATCG GGAGCTATGCCATGACAGAGCTGGTTCGGAATGTTCGCAATGCACAGGCTCCCGCTCACCCCAGTGCCCACCTGGAGGAGGATACTGTGGTTGCCGTGCTCAACACCATCCATGAGATCGTGTCCGACAGCCTGGACAATGCTCGCTCCCTCCTGCAGGCCCGTGGTGTGCCTGCCCTGGTAGCACTTGTGGCCTCCAG ccagTCAGTGCGGGAGGCCAAGGCAGCATCACACGTGCTACAGACTGTATGGAGCTACAAGGAGCTGCGTGGAGCCCTGCAGAGGGATGGCTGGACGAAGTCACGCTTCCAG TCTGCTAGCACTGCCAAAGGACCCAAAGGGACACCAAGTTCTGGCGGCTTTGATGACAGCACACTGCCACTGGTAGACAAGAGCCTTG ATGGGGAGAAGTCAAACACCCGGGATGTGATCCCCATGGATACCCTTGGTCCAG ATGGTTACGCCACAGTTGACCGGAGGGAGAGGAGGACACTGGGCAGTGACTCCACAGGGGACACCTCTGAGAAAGAACTATTGAGA GGCCCTGGCCCAGCTGTTTGTTCTTAG
- the Arvcf gene encoding armadillo repeat protein deleted in velo-cardio-facial syndrome homolog isoform X2, which produces MEDCNVHSAASILASVKEQEARFERLTRALEQERRHVALQLERAQQPGMSSGGMVGSGQPLPMAWQQLVLQEQSPGSQASLATMPEAPEVLEETVTVEEDPGTPTSHVSIVTSEDGTTRRTETKVTKTVKTVTTRTVRQVPLGPDGLPLLDGGPPLGSFADGPLDRHYLLRGGGGPAATLSRTYHSSGGGFPDGPESRDIPSYGSLSRGLGVRPPRTGLLGPGPGDGCFTLPGRREAFPMGSESGPPSGRSLPEHFQAEPYGLEDDTRSLAADDEGGPDLEPDYSTATRRRPEYGRGLRARAFEDTADDAGELIEERPPFPAATAPLAQPERGSLGSLDRVVRRSPSVDSTRKEPRWRDPELPEVLAMLRHPVDPVKANAAAYLQHLCFENEGIKRRVRQLRGLPLLVALLDHPRAEVRRRACGALRNLSYGRDTDNKAAIRDCGGVPALVRLLRAARDNEVRELVTGTLWNLSSYEPLKMVIIDHGLQTLTHEVIVPHSGWEREPNEDSKPRDAEWTTVFKNTSGCLRNVSSDGAEARRRLRECEGLVDALLHALQSAVGRKDTDNKSVENCVCIMRNLSYHVHKEVPGADRYQEAEPGIPGSTTSQRRRKDDASCFGGKKAKGKKDAEMDRNFDTLDLPKRTEAAKGFELLYQPEVVRLYLSLLTESRNFNTLEAAAGALQNLSAGNWTWATYIRATVRKERGLPVLVELLQSETDKVVRAVAIALRNLSLDQRNKDLIGSYAMTELVRNVRNAQAPAHPSAHLEEDTVVAVLNTIHEIVSDSLDNARSLLQARGVPALVALVASSQSVREAKAASHVLQTVWSYKELRGALQRDGWTKSRFQSASTAKGPKGTPSSGGFDDSTLPLVDKSLDGEKSNTRDVIPMDTLGPDGYATVDRRERRTLGSDSTGDTSEKELLRGPGPAVCS; this is translated from the exons GAGCAGAGCCCGGGTAGCCAGGCATCGCTGGCCACGATGCCAGAGGCACCCGAGGTACTGGAGGAGACAGTGACTGTGGAGGAAGACCCTGGCACCCCCACCTCTCACGTGTCCATCGTCACATCAGAAGATGGTACAACCCGGCGGACTGAGACTAAG GTCACTAAGACGGTCAAGACTGTGACCACAAGGACAGTACGCCAGGTGCCTTTGGGCCCAGATGGACTCCCCTTGCTGGACGGCGGCCCTCCACTTGGCTCTTTTGCTGACGGGCCCCTGGACCGGCATTACCTActtcgtggtggtggtggtccagCAGCCACACTCTCCCGAACCTACCACAGCAGTGGAGGTGGCTTTCCCGATGGCCCCGAGTCCCGTGATATTCCAAGCTATGGCAGCTTGTCCCGAGGGCTCGGGGTACGGCCACCACGTACTGGCCTCCTGGGCCCAGGACCTGGTGATGGCTGTTTCACACTGCCTGGCCGCCGAGAAGCCTTCCCCATGGGCTCTGAATCCGGACCACCAAGCGGCCGCTCTCTGCCTGAGCATTTCCAAGCTGAACCATATGGCCTGGAGGATGATACACGGAGCCTGGCTGCGGATGATGAGGGTGGCCCCGACCTGGAGCCTGACTATAGCACGGCAACCCGGAGAAGACCTGAGTACGGGCGGGGCCTTCGTGCCAGGGCCTTTGAAGACACAGCAGATGATGCTGGTGAGCTGATAGAAGAGCGTCCCCCATTTCCAGCAGCAACAGCCCCTCTGGCCCAGCCTGAGAGGGGCAGCCTGGGCAGCTTGGACCGAGTAGTGCGGCGCTCACCTTCAGTGGATAGCACCCGCAAGGAGCCACGCTGGCGGGACCCCGAGCTGCCAGAGGTGTTGGCCATGCTGCGGCACCCTGTGGACCCTGTGAAAGCCAATGCTGCAGCCTACCTGCAGCACCTCTGCTTTGAGAACGAGGGTATTAAGCGGCGAGTGCGGCAGCTGCGTGGGCTCCCCCTGCTTGTGGCATTACTAGATCACCCTCGGGCTGAGGTGCGGCGCCGGGCCTGTGGGGCACTGCGCAACCTCTCCTATGGCCGGGATACTGACAACAAGGCCGCCATCCGGGACTGCGGGGGCGTGCCAGCCCTGGTGCGCCTACTGCGGGCGGCCCGTGACAATGAGGTCCGTGAGCTGGTCACTG GCACACTCTGGAACCTGTCATCCTACGAGCCCCTGAAGATGGTCATCATTGACCACGGCTTACAGACTCTGACCCATGAGGTCATCGTGCCCCATTCCGGCTGGGAGCGAGAGCCTAACGAAGACTCGAAGCCCCGGGATGCCGAGTGGACAACAGTCTTCAAGAACACATCAGGCTGCCTGAG GAATGTGAGCTCAGATGGTGCAGAGGCCCGGCGGCGACTCCGTGAGTGCGAAGGGCTGGTGGACGCTCTCCTACATGCCCTGCAGTCAGCTGTGGGCAGGAAAGACACAGATAATAAG TCAGTAGAGAACTGTGTGTGCATCATGCGGAACCTGTCCTACCACGTGCACAAAGAAGTTCCAGGGGCTGACAGGTACCAGGAGGCAGAGCCTGGGATCCCGGGCAGCACAACCTCCCAGCGACGGAGGAAGGATGACGCCAGCTGCTTTGGTGGCAAGAAAGCaaaag GGAAGAAGGATGCAGAGATGGACCGGAACTTTGACACACTGGACCTGCCTAAACGAACGGAGGCTGCAAAAG GCTTCGAGCTGCTGTACCAGCCGGAGGTGGTACGTCTCTACCTCTCACTCCTTACGGAGAGCCGGAACTTCAACACCCTGGAAGCTGCAGCCGGTGCCCTGCAAAACCTCAGTGCTGGCAACTGGACG TGGGCCACGTACATCCGTGCCACAGTGCGCAAGGAACGTGGGCTGCCAGTACTGGTGGAACTGCTACAGTCTGAGACCGACAAGGTGGTGCGCGCTGTAGCCATCGCGCTGCGCAACCTCTCACTAGACCAGCGGAACAAAGACCTCATCG GGAGCTATGCCATGACAGAGCTGGTTCGGAATGTTCGCAATGCACAGGCTCCCGCTCACCCCAGTGCCCACCTGGAGGAGGATACTGTGGTTGCCGTGCTCAACACCATCCATGAGATCGTGTCCGACAGCCTGGACAATGCTCGCTCCCTCCTGCAGGCCCGTGGTGTGCCTGCCCTGGTAGCACTTGTGGCCTCCAG ccagTCAGTGCGGGAGGCCAAGGCAGCATCACACGTGCTACAGACTGTATGGAGCTACAAGGAGCTGCGTGGAGCCCTGCAGAGGGATGGCTGGACGAAGTCACGCTTCCAG TCTGCTAGCACTGCCAAAGGACCCAAAGGGACACCAAGTTCTGGCGGCTTTGATGACAGCACACTGCCACTGGTAGACAAGAGCCTTG ATGGGGAGAAGTCAAACACCCGGGATGTGATCCCCATGGATACCCTTGGTCCAG ATGGTTACGCCACAGTTGACCGGAGGGAGAGGAGGACACTGGGCAGTGACTCCACAGGGGACACCTCTGAGAAAGAACTATTGAGA GGCCCTGGCCCAGCTGTTTGTTCTTAG
- the Arvcf gene encoding armadillo repeat protein deleted in velo-cardio-facial syndrome homolog isoform 3 (isoform 3 is encoded by transcript variant 5) — translation MPAELRQEQSPGSQASLATMPEAPEVLEETVTVEEDPGTPTSHVSIVTSEDGTTRRTETKVTKTVKTVTTRTVRQVPLGPDGLPLLDGGPPLGSFADGPLDRHYLLRGGGGPAATLSRTYHSSGGGFPDGPESRDIPSYGSLSRGLGVRPPRTGLLGPGPGDGCFTLPGRREAFPMGSESGPPSGRSLPEHFQAEPYGLEDDTRSLAADDEGGPDLEPDYSTATRRRPEYGRGLRARAFEDTADDAGELIEERPPFPAATAPLAQPERGSLGSLDRVVRRSPSVDSTRKEPRWRDPELPEVLAMLRHPVDPVKANAAAYLQHLCFENEGIKRRVRQLRGLPLLVALLDHPRAEVRRRACGALRNLSYGRDTDNKAAIRDCGGVPALVRLLRAARDNEVRELVTGTLWNLSSYEPLKMVIIDHGLQTLTHEVIVPHSGWEREPNEDSKPRDAEWTTVFKNTSGCLRNVSSDGAEARRRLRECEGLVDALLHALQSAVGRKDTDNKSVENCVCIMRNLSYHVHKEVPGADRYQEAEPGIPGSTTSQRRRKDDASCFGGKKAKEEWFHQGKKDAEMDRNFDTLDLPKRTEAAKGFELLYQPEVVRLYLSLLTESRNFNTLEAAAGALQNLSAGNWTWATYIRATVRKERGLPVLVELLQSETDKVVRAVAIALRNLSLDQRNKDLIGSYAMTELVRNVRNAQAPAHPSAHLEEDTVVAVLNTIHEIVSDSLDNARSLLQARGVPALVALVASSQSVREAKAASHVLQTVWSYKELRGALQRDGWTKSRFQSASTAKGPKGTPSSGGFDDSTLPLVDKSLDGEKSNTRDVIPMDTLGPDGYATVDRRERRTLGSDSTGDTSEKELLRPDPGRKAPPPGPSRPSVRLVDAVGDTKPQPVDSWV, via the exons GAGCAGAGCCCGGGTAGCCAGGCATCGCTGGCCACGATGCCAGAGGCACCCGAGGTACTGGAGGAGACAGTGACTGTGGAGGAAGACCCTGGCACCCCCACCTCTCACGTGTCCATCGTCACATCAGAAGATGGTACAACCCGGCGGACTGAGACTAAG GTCACTAAGACGGTCAAGACTGTGACCACAAGGACAGTACGCCAGGTGCCTTTGGGCCCAGATGGACTCCCCTTGCTGGACGGCGGCCCTCCACTTGGCTCTTTTGCTGACGGGCCCCTGGACCGGCATTACCTActtcgtggtggtggtggtccagCAGCCACACTCTCCCGAACCTACCACAGCAGTGGAGGTGGCTTTCCCGATGGCCCCGAGTCCCGTGATATTCCAAGCTATGGCAGCTTGTCCCGAGGGCTCGGGGTACGGCCACCACGTACTGGCCTCCTGGGCCCAGGACCTGGTGATGGCTGTTTCACACTGCCTGGCCGCCGAGAAGCCTTCCCCATGGGCTCTGAATCCGGACCACCAAGCGGCCGCTCTCTGCCTGAGCATTTCCAAGCTGAACCATATGGCCTGGAGGATGATACACGGAGCCTGGCTGCGGATGATGAGGGTGGCCCCGACCTGGAGCCTGACTATAGCACGGCAACCCGGAGAAGACCTGAGTACGGGCGGGGCCTTCGTGCCAGGGCCTTTGAAGACACAGCAGATGATGCTGGTGAGCTGATAGAAGAGCGTCCCCCATTTCCAGCAGCAACAGCCCCTCTGGCCCAGCCTGAGAGGGGCAGCCTGGGCAGCTTGGACCGAGTAGTGCGGCGCTCACCTTCAGTGGATAGCACCCGCAAGGAGCCACGCTGGCGGGACCCCGAGCTGCCAGAGGTGTTGGCCATGCTGCGGCACCCTGTGGACCCTGTGAAAGCCAATGCTGCAGCCTACCTGCAGCACCTCTGCTTTGAGAACGAGGGTATTAAGCGGCGAGTGCGGCAGCTGCGTGGGCTCCCCCTGCTTGTGGCATTACTAGATCACCCTCGGGCTGAGGTGCGGCGCCGGGCCTGTGGGGCACTGCGCAACCTCTCCTATGGCCGGGATACTGACAACAAGGCCGCCATCCGGGACTGCGGGGGCGTGCCAGCCCTGGTGCGCCTACTGCGGGCGGCCCGTGACAATGAGGTCCGTGAGCTGGTCACTG GCACACTCTGGAACCTGTCATCCTACGAGCCCCTGAAGATGGTCATCATTGACCACGGCTTACAGACTCTGACCCATGAGGTCATCGTGCCCCATTCCGGCTGGGAGCGAGAGCCTAACGAAGACTCGAAGCCCCGGGATGCCGAGTGGACAACAGTCTTCAAGAACACATCAGGCTGCCTGAG GAATGTGAGCTCAGATGGTGCAGAGGCCCGGCGGCGACTCCGTGAGTGCGAAGGGCTGGTGGACGCTCTCCTACATGCCCTGCAGTCAGCTGTGGGCAGGAAAGACACAGATAATAAG TCAGTAGAGAACTGTGTGTGCATCATGCGGAACCTGTCCTACCACGTGCACAAAGAAGTTCCAGGGGCTGACAGGTACCAGGAGGCAGAGCCTGGGATCCCGGGCAGCACAACCTCCCAGCGACGGAGGAAGGATGACGCCAGCTGCTTTGGTGGCAAGAAAGCaaaag AGGAGTGGTTCCATCAAG GGAAGAAGGATGCAGAGATGGACCGGAACTTTGACACACTGGACCTGCCTAAACGAACGGAGGCTGCAAAAG GCTTCGAGCTGCTGTACCAGCCGGAGGTGGTACGTCTCTACCTCTCACTCCTTACGGAGAGCCGGAACTTCAACACCCTGGAAGCTGCAGCCGGTGCCCTGCAAAACCTCAGTGCTGGCAACTGGACG TGGGCCACGTACATCCGTGCCACAGTGCGCAAGGAACGTGGGCTGCCAGTACTGGTGGAACTGCTACAGTCTGAGACCGACAAGGTGGTGCGCGCTGTAGCCATCGCGCTGCGCAACCTCTCACTAGACCAGCGGAACAAAGACCTCATCG GGAGCTATGCCATGACAGAGCTGGTTCGGAATGTTCGCAATGCACAGGCTCCCGCTCACCCCAGTGCCCACCTGGAGGAGGATACTGTGGTTGCCGTGCTCAACACCATCCATGAGATCGTGTCCGACAGCCTGGACAATGCTCGCTCCCTCCTGCAGGCCCGTGGTGTGCCTGCCCTGGTAGCACTTGTGGCCTCCAG ccagTCAGTGCGGGAGGCCAAGGCAGCATCACACGTGCTACAGACTGTATGGAGCTACAAGGAGCTGCGTGGAGCCCTGCAGAGGGATGGCTGGACGAAGTCACGCTTCCAG TCTGCTAGCACTGCCAAAGGACCCAAAGGGACACCAAGTTCTGGCGGCTTTGATGACAGCACACTGCCACTGGTAGACAAGAGCCTTG ATGGGGAGAAGTCAAACACCCGGGATGTGATCCCCATGGATACCCTTGGTCCAG ATGGTTACGCCACAGTTGACCGGAGGGAGAGGAGGACACTGGGCAGTGACTCCACAGGGGACACCTCTGAGAAAGAACTATTGAGA CCCGATCCTGGCAGGAAGGCCCCTCCGCCTGGGCCCAGCAGGCCCTCGGTCAGGCTGGTGGACGCCGTGGGGGACACTAAGCCTCAGCCTGTTGACTCCTGGGTCTAG
- the Arvcf gene encoding armadillo repeat protein deleted in velo-cardio-facial syndrome homolog isoform 1 (isoform 1 is encoded by transcript variant 1), which produces MEDCNVHSAASILASVKEQEARFERLTRALEQERRHVALQLERAQQPGMSSGGMVGSGQPLPMAWQQLVLQEQSPGSQASLATMPEAPEVLEETVTVEEDPGTPTSHVSIVTSEDGTTRRTETKVTKTVKTVTTRTVRQVPLGPDGLPLLDGGPPLGSFADGPLDRHYLLRGGGGPAATLSRTYHSSGGGFPDGPESRDIPSYGSLSRGLGVRPPRTGLLGPGPGDGCFTLPGRREAFPMGSESGPPSGRSLPEHFQAEPYGLEDDTRSLAADDEGGPDLEPDYSTATRRRPEYGRGLRARAFEDTADDAGELIEERPPFPAATAPLAQPERGSLGSLDRVVRRSPSVDSTRKEPRWRDPELPEVLAMLRHPVDPVKANAAAYLQHLCFENEGIKRRVRQLRGLPLLVALLDHPRAEVRRRACGALRNLSYGRDTDNKAAIRDCGGVPALVRLLRAARDNEVRELVTGTLWNLSSYEPLKMVIIDHGLQTLTHEVIVPHSGWEREPNEDSKPRDAEWTTVFKNTSGCLRNVSSDGAEARRRLRECEGLVDALLHALQSAVGRKDTDNKSVENCVCIMRNLSYHVHKEVPGADRYQEAEPGIPGSTTSQRRRKDDASCFGGKKAKEEWFHQGKKDAEMDRNFDTLDLPKRTEAAKGFELLYQPEVVRLYLSLLTESRNFNTLEAAAGALQNLSAGNWTWATYIRATVRKERGLPVLVELLQSETDKVVRAVAIALRNLSLDQRNKDLIGSYAMTELVRNVRNAQAPAHPSAHLEEDTVVAVLNTIHEIVSDSLDNARSLLQARGVPALVALVASSQSVREAKAASHVLQTVWSYKELRGALQRDGWTKSRFQSASTAKGPKGTPSSGGFDDSTLPLVDKSLDGEKSNTRDVIPMDTLGPDGYATVDRRERRTLGSDSTGDTSEKELLRPDPGRKAPPPGPSRPSVRLVDAVGDTKPQPVDSWV; this is translated from the exons GAGCAGAGCCCGGGTAGCCAGGCATCGCTGGCCACGATGCCAGAGGCACCCGAGGTACTGGAGGAGACAGTGACTGTGGAGGAAGACCCTGGCACCCCCACCTCTCACGTGTCCATCGTCACATCAGAAGATGGTACAACCCGGCGGACTGAGACTAAG GTCACTAAGACGGTCAAGACTGTGACCACAAGGACAGTACGCCAGGTGCCTTTGGGCCCAGATGGACTCCCCTTGCTGGACGGCGGCCCTCCACTTGGCTCTTTTGCTGACGGGCCCCTGGACCGGCATTACCTActtcgtggtggtggtggtccagCAGCCACACTCTCCCGAACCTACCACAGCAGTGGAGGTGGCTTTCCCGATGGCCCCGAGTCCCGTGATATTCCAAGCTATGGCAGCTTGTCCCGAGGGCTCGGGGTACGGCCACCACGTACTGGCCTCCTGGGCCCAGGACCTGGTGATGGCTGTTTCACACTGCCTGGCCGCCGAGAAGCCTTCCCCATGGGCTCTGAATCCGGACCACCAAGCGGCCGCTCTCTGCCTGAGCATTTCCAAGCTGAACCATATGGCCTGGAGGATGATACACGGAGCCTGGCTGCGGATGATGAGGGTGGCCCCGACCTGGAGCCTGACTATAGCACGGCAACCCGGAGAAGACCTGAGTACGGGCGGGGCCTTCGTGCCAGGGCCTTTGAAGACACAGCAGATGATGCTGGTGAGCTGATAGAAGAGCGTCCCCCATTTCCAGCAGCAACAGCCCCTCTGGCCCAGCCTGAGAGGGGCAGCCTGGGCAGCTTGGACCGAGTAGTGCGGCGCTCACCTTCAGTGGATAGCACCCGCAAGGAGCCACGCTGGCGGGACCCCGAGCTGCCAGAGGTGTTGGCCATGCTGCGGCACCCTGTGGACCCTGTGAAAGCCAATGCTGCAGCCTACCTGCAGCACCTCTGCTTTGAGAACGAGGGTATTAAGCGGCGAGTGCGGCAGCTGCGTGGGCTCCCCCTGCTTGTGGCATTACTAGATCACCCTCGGGCTGAGGTGCGGCGCCGGGCCTGTGGGGCACTGCGCAACCTCTCCTATGGCCGGGATACTGACAACAAGGCCGCCATCCGGGACTGCGGGGGCGTGCCAGCCCTGGTGCGCCTACTGCGGGCGGCCCGTGACAATGAGGTCCGTGAGCTGGTCACTG GCACACTCTGGAACCTGTCATCCTACGAGCCCCTGAAGATGGTCATCATTGACCACGGCTTACAGACTCTGACCCATGAGGTCATCGTGCCCCATTCCGGCTGGGAGCGAGAGCCTAACGAAGACTCGAAGCCCCGGGATGCCGAGTGGACAACAGTCTTCAAGAACACATCAGGCTGCCTGAG GAATGTGAGCTCAGATGGTGCAGAGGCCCGGCGGCGACTCCGTGAGTGCGAAGGGCTGGTGGACGCTCTCCTACATGCCCTGCAGTCAGCTGTGGGCAGGAAAGACACAGATAATAAG TCAGTAGAGAACTGTGTGTGCATCATGCGGAACCTGTCCTACCACGTGCACAAAGAAGTTCCAGGGGCTGACAGGTACCAGGAGGCAGAGCCTGGGATCCCGGGCAGCACAACCTCCCAGCGACGGAGGAAGGATGACGCCAGCTGCTTTGGTGGCAAGAAAGCaaaag AGGAGTGGTTCCATCAAG GGAAGAAGGATGCAGAGATGGACCGGAACTTTGACACACTGGACCTGCCTAAACGAACGGAGGCTGCAAAAG GCTTCGAGCTGCTGTACCAGCCGGAGGTGGTACGTCTCTACCTCTCACTCCTTACGGAGAGCCGGAACTTCAACACCCTGGAAGCTGCAGCCGGTGCCCTGCAAAACCTCAGTGCTGGCAACTGGACG TGGGCCACGTACATCCGTGCCACAGTGCGCAAGGAACGTGGGCTGCCAGTACTGGTGGAACTGCTACAGTCTGAGACCGACAAGGTGGTGCGCGCTGTAGCCATCGCGCTGCGCAACCTCTCACTAGACCAGCGGAACAAAGACCTCATCG GGAGCTATGCCATGACAGAGCTGGTTCGGAATGTTCGCAATGCACAGGCTCCCGCTCACCCCAGTGCCCACCTGGAGGAGGATACTGTGGTTGCCGTGCTCAACACCATCCATGAGATCGTGTCCGACAGCCTGGACAATGCTCGCTCCCTCCTGCAGGCCCGTGGTGTGCCTGCCCTGGTAGCACTTGTGGCCTCCAG ccagTCAGTGCGGGAGGCCAAGGCAGCATCACACGTGCTACAGACTGTATGGAGCTACAAGGAGCTGCGTGGAGCCCTGCAGAGGGATGGCTGGACGAAGTCACGCTTCCAG TCTGCTAGCACTGCCAAAGGACCCAAAGGGACACCAAGTTCTGGCGGCTTTGATGACAGCACACTGCCACTGGTAGACAAGAGCCTTG ATGGGGAGAAGTCAAACACCCGGGATGTGATCCCCATGGATACCCTTGGTCCAG ATGGTTACGCCACAGTTGACCGGAGGGAGAGGAGGACACTGGGCAGTGACTCCACAGGGGACACCTCTGAGAAAGAACTATTGAGA CCCGATCCTGGCAGGAAGGCCCCTCCGCCTGGGCCCAGCAGGCCCTCGGTCAGGCTGGTGGACGCCGTGGGGGACACTAAGCCTCAGCCTGTTGACTCCTGGGTCTAG